The sequence TGCTAGCGAGGAAGAAGACCTATGGTTTTCGCGCCGCAATGCGTCCCAGAGTATTAGTGTTTATGGTAAGAAAAAATTAAACGAAGATGTGACGGTGCCTAGGGCGAGCCTGCCCGCCTTGCTTGAGGAGGTGGGGCGCATTTCTAAAGCCTACAACCTGCCCATCCCCTGCTTCGGGCACACGGGCGATGGCAATGTGCATGTGAATATCATGCTTGAAGACCCAACAACACAGCTAGAGCAGGGGCAAAGGGCGATGGAGGAGATTTTTAAATGCGCCATCGCTTTGGAGGGGACTTTAAGCGGAGAGCATGGCATTGGGCTCTCTAAGGCAAAGTTCATGCCCCTAGCCTTTAGCCCTGAAGAAATGGGGCTTTTTAGGGCGATCAAAAAAGCCTTTGACCCCAATAACATTTTAAACCCCTTTAAAATGGGGCTGTGATTTTAGCCCATTTCAAGCCCCCTAAGAGTTTTCCTAGCCCCTATTTGGTCCTACGCACGGATAGCAAGGGCTTAGTGAGCTTAGACTTTGTAGCAAGCGTGCCAAGCACCACCCCAAACCCCGATGCCCTCATGCAAGCCGTGCTAGAGAGTTTAGAGGGCTATTTTAGCGGCACGCTTTTTAGCTTTGACTTGCCCTTGAGCCTATCAGCTAGCCCCTTTAGCTTGCAAGTGTGGCAGGCTTTGCAAAATATCCCCTATGCCAGCACAAAAACCTACCAAGAAATCGCCCACGCCATTAATAAACCTAGAGCGTGTCGAGCCGTAGGCAACGCTAACCACAACAACCCCATCCCGATCATCATCCCCTGCCATCGAGTGGTGCCTAAAAGCGGGGGGCTAGGGGGCTATGGGGGCGGGGTGCAGATTAAAGAGTGGTTGTTAAAGCACGAGCAACGCCATAAACTATAATTCCTAAAATTTCATTGCAAAACCACCATTTCTTTATCCGCAAAGACTTTTTCTAAGTCTGTATCCATGCGTTTAACCAAATAAACTCGCATGGGGGCATTAGAGGCGATCGCCCTTTGTTGTTTGTCGTAGGGGGCGAGCGTGATTTTCAAACGCCCATCACTTTGCTTTTCGTGGATCGCTGTGGCGATCGTGGAGCTATTCGCCCTTAAACTTTGCGCTACCTTCTCGTCCTTAAAAAAGGCGATCACCTCCTTCATACTCAAAGTGTCTTACTCTATGGGTTTTATCGCTACTTGGCGCAAAACGACCAAAGCCACAAAACCCAGCACCACCACTACAATTAAAACGATTAAGTAAAACCCATTGGCTTAATTTTTGGGTATCTATGACTTTGCCTAGGTCAAAAAAGCGGTTATAGATTTTAGCGCATGCGTCATAAAATACATCTCCAAAAGCACTTTCTTAAAAAACTCCCGTATTTTCTGCTTGTCCATTAGGGGTACTCTTAGGGGGCTTGCACAATTTCTTGCAGCATTTGTACACTCTCTTGGCTAGGAATGATCTCTTCCTCTTCTTGGGCTAAAAACGCGTCCATCGCACTCTTTTTATCCATCGCCTCGTCCAATTCCTCATCAAAGCCCCGTTGGTAAGAGCCGATACGGATCAACACTTCGTTTTCTTTCAAAAGGGCGTAGAGTTTGCGGAATTTGCGCGCAGCCAGCATGTGCTCGTGGCTGCTCACTTCCTTACTCACCCTTGAGGCGGAGTTTAGGATATTAATAGGCGGATAAATGCCATGATCGGTAAGCTCCCGACTTAAAACAATATGCCCGTCTAAAATGCTGCGGCTTTGGTCAGCAATGGGATCACTCAAGTCATCCCCCTCCACCAGCACGGTGAAAAAGGCGGTGATGCTCCCTTTGTTTTGTTCCTTGCCCGCCCGCTCCATTAGCTGGGGCAAGAGGGTTAGGGCAGATGGGGGGTAGCCCTTGCTGGTGGGCGGCTCGCCAAGGGCTAGCCCGATTTCTCTTTGTGCCATCGCAAAACGGGTAACCGAGTCCATCATGAAAAGCACATCATGCCCTTGATTTTTAAAATACTCCGCCACGCTCATGGCGCAAAACGCCCCGTATTTACGCATTAAAGGCGCATCGTCGCTCGTGGCGACCACCAAGACGGTGTTGTCTAAATTGCCTTGTAAGTTCTTATGGATAAACTCAGGGATCTCGCGTCCGCGCTCCCCAATGAGAGCTATGACCTTAATTTGCGCCTCACAGCCTCTAACGATCATCCCCATTAAGGTGCTTTTACCCACCCCGCTGCCTGCAAAAATGCCTAACTTTTGCCCCTTGCCACAAGTGAGCAGCCCGTCAATGCTTTTCACCCCCACGCTAAAGGGCTCGTCAATGATCCCCCGATCTAAGGGCTTGATGGGCGCAGCCATCACGGGCGCATAGGCACTCGCCCTAACATAGCCCAAACCATCTAGGGGGTTACCCAAAGGATCGAGCACGCGCCCTAAGAGCCCCTCGCCCACAGGAAAGCTTAAACCCTCGCGCACAAAAAGCACGCGATCGCCCACCCTGCACCCCTCCACAAAGGAAAAGGGCGTGAAGCCAAATCGTTCCTTCTCCACCACCACGACCATGCCAAGGCAATCGAGCCCGTCGGTCTTTTGCACCTGCACCACATCCCCCACCGAGGGCAAAAACCCACTCACAAAGACCATGCTAGGCAGGATTTTCACCACCACGCCATAGCGGGGGGATAAATCTCGGGGGTGTTGCAACCTTGCACGCAAAACATCTAGGGACATCGGCTATCCTTAAAGGCTTAATTTTATATTAACACAGCTTAAGGTAAAATGCAAAGTTTATTATACTTTGAATTAAACCCCAAGGAGTTTCATTATGGATTTAACGACTAAGCGGCTCGATAGCGCCAACGCATCTATCAGCGCCAAACCTTCGCTGCAGGATTTTGAAAAGAAGTCCCACAGCATCGCCCAAAAAATTGCCAAAAACACCAAGTTAGACGGGTTTAGAAAAGGTAAAGTTCCCCTAGACATCATCAAACAACGCTACCAAGGCCACATCCAGCAAGAGAGCGAAAAAGAGCTCTTGGATGCGATTTTACAAGAGGGCAGCAAAGCACTAGAGATCACCCCGCAAGATATGATCGGAAACCCCACCATCCGCAAGTTTGATAAGCAAGCCGAGTATTTTGACATTGAAATGCACATCGGACTTAAGCCCCAAATCGACCTTTCAGGGGTGTTAGAATGCGTGCCTAGCTTCTCTTTAGAGGAAGTGCAAGAGAGCGCGATTGAAGAGCGATTGCAGCATTTAGCCAAAGAGAGGGCGACTTTTACAGACGCGCCCGAGGATAAAGCCGTGGCTAATGGCGATGGCGTGATCTTTGACTTTGAAGGCTTGTTAGACAACCAACCCTTTGAGGGCAACCGGGCACAAAACTTCGCCCTTGTCGTGGGCGAGGGGCGTTTGTTGCCTAGCTTTGAAAAGCAATTAGTCGGCATGAAAATGGGCGATGAGAAGTATTTTTCCATCCCCTTTCCTAAAGACTACGCCAGTACCACCCTTGCGGGCAAAGAGGTGTCTTTCCATGTGAAGTTGCATAAAATCCAACTGCGCCACATCCCCGAAATTGACGATGCCTTTGTCAAAATGGTCTTAAACCAAGAGAAAGAACCCACCCTTGAAATGCTTAAAGGGCGCGTTAAAGACCAGCTCTTTTTGGAGGCAAAAACCAAGCTCTACAACCAACAGCTCAAAGAAACCTTGATCGACAAGCTGGATAAAAACCTCGCCTTTGATTTGCCCGAAACCATCATTGAACAAGAAATGGATTTGGCCTTCCGCCAATCCCTGCAAAACATGAAGCCCGAAGAGCTCAAAGAATTACAAGACGACTCCAAAAGGGTTAAGAAAAAAAGGGATAGTTTTAGGGAGCAAGCCCGCCGCAGCGTGAAAGTAACCTTCATCATTGACGCACTCGCCAAACAAGAAAACATCCAAGTGGCGGACAATGAGGTGTATCAGGCCGTCTATTACGAGGCGATGATGGCAAACCAAAACCCCCAACAATTACTAGAGGCTTACCAAAGAAACAATATGCTCCCCGCCGTGAAAATGGCAATGGTCGAAGATCGGGTGCTCACTTTCTTGTTAGATAAACAGCTCCCCCAAGAGGCAAATGCATGAACTATGTCCCCATCGTCATTGAAAAAACAGGGCGGGGGGAGCGCAGTTACGACATTTACTCCCGCCTGCTCAAGGATCGCATTGTGCTTTTGAGTGGCGAAATCAATGATGCGGTGGCGGCCGCCATTGTGGCGCAACTCTTGTTCTTAGAAGCCGAAGACCCCGAAAAGGACATCAATTTATACATCAACTCCCCCGGGGGATCTGTTACCAGCGGGCTTAGTATCTACGACACCATGAACTACATCCACCCCGATATCTGCACCATTTGCGTGGGGCAGGCCGCGTCCATGGGGGCGTTTTTGCTCAGTTGCGGCACTAAGGGCAAACGCTTTTCTCTGCCCCATTCACGAATCATGATCCACCAGCCCATCGGCGGCACCCAAGGGCAAGCCACTAACATTGCCATTTATACCAAAGAGATTTTACGCCTTAAAAGTGAGCTCAACCAAATCATAGCCGCCAACACCGGCCAGCCTTTAGAAAAAATCGAGCAAGACAGCGATCGCGACTTTTTCATGAGCGCTGAGGATGCGAAGGATTATGGCTTGATCGATGCCGTGCTCACTAAAAGCCAAAAGCAAGGCTAATGGCTCTTTTGGAGTTGGTGCGTTACCCGGACAAACGCTTAAGAAAACGCTCGCAAGAGGTCGTGGCCTTTGATGAGGTGCTGCACCAGCTTTTAGACGACATGCACGAAACCATGCTCGCCAACAAGGGCATCGGGCTAGCGGCGATCCAAGTGGGCGTGGCAAAAAGAGCCCTACTCGTGCATTTGCCCAGAGAAGACGACACGCAGCTACTAGAGGATTGCCTAGAGATCATCAACCCCACCTTAATGCAAACAGAGGGAGAGATTTTATGGCGCGAGGGGTGCTTGTCTGTGCCTGAGTTTTACGAGGAGGTGTTGCGGCACGCCAACATCACTTTAGGCTATCAAGACCGCTTTGGCAACGCTAAGGTGTTGCAGGCCAGCGAGCTTTTGAGTGTGGCGATCCAACACGAAATGGACCATTTAAACGGGGTGCTCTTCGTGGATAAATTGTCTATGTTGAAGCGTAAAAAATTTGAAAAGGAATTTAAGAAAAACCTAAAGAATCCCTAATGGAAGTGCAAGTGGTGAACACACTTTATTGCGCCACAATGGCGGGGGCAAGTGCTCAAATCGTAGAAGTGGAAGCCACCTTCACCCGTGCCCTGCCCGCCTTTGTGATCTCAGGGCTTGCCAACAATGCCATCCAAGAATCCAAACAACGGGTGCAATCCGCCTTGCAAAACAATGGCTTTACTTTTCCTCCTTTAAAGATCACCATCAACCTCTCCCCCGCTGACTTGCCTAAAAGCGGAAGTCATTTTGACCTGCCCATGGCTCTACTTGTCGCCTTGCAAAAGCAACCTTTAGAGAGTAAGTGGTTTGCCTTTGGCGAGTTGGGGCTAGATGGGCGGCTTAAACACAACGAGGCGATCTTTCCCATGCTCTTAGACATCGCCCTGCAAGAGCCCGGTGCGCATGTGTTAGTGCCCGCTCTGGGCAAAGAGCTTTTTAGCCTGATCCCTAACTTGCATTTGCACTTTGTGGCAAATTTACAAGAAGCCCTGCAGGTGCTAAGAAACCCGGCTGCCATTCCAGAGCGTGCCCCCTTGCACCTACCCTTTGCTAGCTTAGAGCTTGGCAAAGAGCGTTACTACTACTGCACGGATTTTGCCCTAGACTTTAAAGAGGTTAGGGGGCAAGAGGTGGCTAAGGAGGCGGCTTTGATCGCAGCAGCGGGGCTACACAATATTTTATTTGAGGGCTCTCCTGGCTGTGGCAAAAGCATGATCGCCAAACGCCTGCGCTATATTTTGCCCCCAAGCACCCTAGCCGAAATGATCGAGGCGGTGAAGTTAAATATCTTGAGCGGACAGGAGGGCAACTACAGCCCGCTAAGAAGTTTTAGAAACCCGCATCAAAGCGCGTCTAAAGCCAGCATTTTAGGCTCAACACATGGCAATGTGCCTAGCCCGGGCGAGATCGCGCTTGCGCACAATGGGGTTTTGTTCTTTGACGAGCTGCCCCACTTTAAGAGGGAGGTTTTAGAGGGCCTAAGAGAACCGATGGAGAACAATAAATTAGTCATCTCAAGGGTGCATAGCAAGATCGAGTATCACACTTCGTTTTTATTCGTGGGGGCGATGAACCCCTGCCCTTGTGGGAATTTAATGGACCCCTCTAAGGTGTGTCGCTGCCAAGAGAAGGAGATTTTGGCCTATAAAAACCGCCTGAGTGCCCCTTTGTTGGATCGCATCGATTTATTTGTGCAAATGGCTTTGATTAATGAAGACGCTAAAAGCACGCAAGATTCTAAAGCCATGCACGAGCAGGTGATCGAGGCGTTTAAAAGGCAGAAAATGCGCGGGCAAGAGGTGCTCAATGGTAAGCTACAAGAGGGCGAGATCAACACCTTCTGCCCACTAGAGCCCGAGGCGGCGCATTTACTAGAGCAGGCCACCCTGCGCTTCGGGCTGTCTGAGCGCGCGGTGAGCAAGAGTAAGAAGGTCGCGCGTAGCGTAGCGGATTTAGCCGGCTGCGAGGCGATCAATAAGGCGCACATGCTCAAAGCATTGCAATTTAGAAAAGTGGGGTGAATATGCAAAAATATTACTTCAAGGGGCTAGATTGCCCCGATTGTGCGAATAAATTAGAGGCAGAGCTCAACAAACAAAGCTATGTCAAGGCGGCCCAGGTGTCTTTTAACACGAACACCTTGTATTTGGACTGCCAAGACTTTTCTAAGGTCTTAGAGCTCATCAAACGGCTAGAGCCGGAGATGGAGATTTTGCAAGAGGAGGCTGAGGAGGACGCGCCCTTGAGCGTGTATCCCTTGCTCTCTTGCATTGTGTTGTTTGTGCTGTCTGTGGGGGTGTTGCACTTTGCAACAAGCCCGCTTTTAAGGGGTTTGAGTTACGCTCTTTTGGCAGGGGTGTATCTCTTTGCGGGCAAGGATGTGTTCTTAGGGGCGTTTAACAGTCTAAAGAATAAACGCTTTTTTGATGAGAACACGCTGATGCTCAGTGCCACCATCGCCGCCTTTTGTGTGGGGGCGTATGAAGAATCCGTATCCGTGATGGTTTTTTTCTCTGCTGGGGAGTTCTTGCAAAGCTTAGCCATCAAACGCTCTAAAAAGTCCTTGCAAGCCTTGCTAGATGTCGCTCCAAATTTAGCCTTTGTCAAGACAGAAGAGGGCTTAAAGCAGGTGCACCCTGAAGAGCTAAAAATCGGGGATATTGTGGTTGTTAAAGTGGGGGAGAAAATCCCCACCGATGGAGTGGTGCTCAGTGGCGAGAGTTTACTCGATCAAAAACCCCTAACGGGCGAGCCCATGCCCGTCAATGTGCGTGAGAATAGCGCCGTTTTAGGCGGGAGCATTAATTTAAAAGCCGTGCTAGAGGTGCGGGTGAGCAAGACCTATAAAGACTCTTCGGTGGCTAAAATCGTGGATTTGGTGAGCAACGCCGTGAGCCAAAAATCCCAAACCGAAAAGCTCATCACCACCTTTGCCAAATACTACACCCCCGCCGTGTTTTTCATTGCCCTAGCCATTGCCACCCTCCCCCCGCTCTTAGGGCACGGCAGCTTTCACGAGTGGGTGTATCGTGGGCTCATTGCTCTAATGGTGTCTTGCCCCTGTGCGCTGGTGATCTCAATCCCTTTAGGCTACTTTGGGGGGGTCGGGGCGGCAAGTAGGCTTGGCATTCTCATTAAAAGCGTGCACACGCTAGAAACCCTGACACAGATTAAAAATATCGCCTTTGACAAAACGGGGACTTTGAGCAAGGGGGAATTTGAAGTGGTGGAGGTGGTGAACCAGCCCCATTTTAGCCGTGAAGATGTCTTGCGTTTTGCCAGC is a genomic window of Helicobacter sp. NHP19-012 containing:
- a CDS encoding methylated-DNA--[protein]-cysteine S-methyltransferase, with product MILAHFKPPKSFPSPYLVLRTDSKGLVSLDFVASVPSTTPNPDALMQAVLESLEGYFSGTLFSFDLPLSLSASPFSLQVWQALQNIPYASTKTYQEIAHAINKPRACRAVGNANHNNPIPIIIPCHRVVPKSGGLGGYGGGVQIKEWLLKHEQRHKL
- the clpP gene encoding ATP-dependent Clp endopeptidase proteolytic subunit ClpP gives rise to the protein MNYVPIVIEKTGRGERSYDIYSRLLKDRIVLLSGEINDAVAAAIVAQLLFLEAEDPEKDINLYINSPGGSVTSGLSIYDTMNYIHPDICTICVGQAASMGAFLLSCGTKGKRFSLPHSRIMIHQPIGGTQGQATNIAIYTKEILRLKSELNQIIAANTGQPLEKIEQDSDRDFFMSAEDAKDYGLIDAVLTKSQKQG
- a CDS encoding YifB family Mg chelatase-like AAA ATPase, with product MVNTLYCATMAGASAQIVEVEATFTRALPAFVISGLANNAIQESKQRVQSALQNNGFTFPPLKITINLSPADLPKSGSHFDLPMALLVALQKQPLESKWFAFGELGLDGRLKHNEAIFPMLLDIALQEPGAHVLVPALGKELFSLIPNLHLHFVANLQEALQVLRNPAAIPERAPLHLPFASLELGKERYYYCTDFALDFKEVRGQEVAKEAALIAAAGLHNILFEGSPGCGKSMIAKRLRYILPPSTLAEMIEAVKLNILSGQEGNYSPLRSFRNPHQSASKASILGSTHGNVPSPGEIALAHNGVLFFDELPHFKREVLEGLREPMENNKLVISRVHSKIEYHTSFLFVGAMNPCPCGNLMDPSKVCRCQEKEILAYKNRLSAPLLDRIDLFVQMALINEDAKSTQDSKAMHEQVIEAFKRQKMRGQEVLNGKLQEGEINTFCPLEPEAAHLLEQATLRFGLSERAVSKSKKVARSVADLAGCEAINKAHMLKALQFRKVG
- the tig gene encoding trigger factor, with protein sequence MDLTTKRLDSANASISAKPSLQDFEKKSHSIAQKIAKNTKLDGFRKGKVPLDIIKQRYQGHIQQESEKELLDAILQEGSKALEITPQDMIGNPTIRKFDKQAEYFDIEMHIGLKPQIDLSGVLECVPSFSLEEVQESAIEERLQHLAKERATFTDAPEDKAVANGDGVIFDFEGLLDNQPFEGNRAQNFALVVGEGRLLPSFEKQLVGMKMGDEKYFSIPFPKDYASTTLAGKEVSFHVKLHKIQLRHIPEIDDAFVKMVLNQEKEPTLEMLKGRVKDQLFLEAKTKLYNQQLKETLIDKLDKNLAFDLPETIIEQEMDLAFRQSLQNMKPEELKELQDDSKRVKKKRDSFREQARRSVKVTFIIDALAKQENIQVADNEVYQAVYYEAMMANQNPQQLLEAYQRNNMLPAVKMAMVEDRVLTFLLDKQLPQEANA
- the def gene encoding peptide deformylase; the protein is MALLELVRYPDKRLRKRSQEVVAFDEVLHQLLDDMHETMLANKGIGLAAIQVGVAKRALLVHLPREDDTQLLEDCLEIINPTLMQTEGEILWREGCLSVPEFYEEVLRHANITLGYQDRFGNAKVLQASELLSVAIQHEMDHLNGVLFVDKLSMLKRKKFEKEFKKNLKNP
- a CDS encoding heavy metal translocating P-type ATPase, translated to MQKYYFKGLDCPDCANKLEAELNKQSYVKAAQVSFNTNTLYLDCQDFSKVLELIKRLEPEMEILQEEAEEDAPLSVYPLLSCIVLFVLSVGVLHFATSPLLRGLSYALLAGVYLFAGKDVFLGAFNSLKNKRFFDENTLMLSATIAAFCVGAYEESVSVMVFFSAGEFLQSLAIKRSKKSLQALLDVAPNLAFVKTEEGLKQVHPEELKIGDIVVVKVGEKIPTDGVVLSGESLLDQKPLTGEPMPVNVRENSAVLGGSINLKAVLEVRVSKTYKDSSVAKIVDLVSNAVSQKSQTEKLITTFAKYYTPAVFFIALAIATLPPLLGHGSFHEWVYRGLIALMVSCPCALVISIPLGYFGGVGAASRLGILIKSVHTLETLTQIKNIAFDKTGTLSKGEFEVVEVVNQPHFSREDVLRFASCAQILSTHPIAKSIQKACQNLCEHNIEEFNEIGGMGVQAKCCANLIVAGNDQILHKYNIPHPSCSLEGTIVHVATNGEYVGYIVVADSLKEDAKECLQTLKKGGLEHFCILSGDNEHATKSVAKALDCTYHAGLLPEQKVAAFESFKAQHKGLSAFVGDGINDAPTLAMADVGVGMGSASQVSKESADIVITNNALSSIVQVFRIARKTRHIVIENIVFALGVKALFLVLGVAGEASLWEAVFGDVGVTLIALANSMRTMRIK
- the fliI gene encoding flagellar protein export ATPase FliI; protein product: MSLDVLRARLQHPRDLSPRYGVVVKILPSMVFVSGFLPSVGDVVQVQKTDGLDCLGMVVVVEKERFGFTPFSFVEGCRVGDRVLFVREGLSFPVGEGLLGRVLDPLGNPLDGLGYVRASAYAPVMAAPIKPLDRGIIDEPFSVGVKSIDGLLTCGKGQKLGIFAGSGVGKSTLMGMIVRGCEAQIKVIALIGERGREIPEFIHKNLQGNLDNTVLVVATSDDAPLMRKYGAFCAMSVAEYFKNQGHDVLFMMDSVTRFAMAQREIGLALGEPPTSKGYPPSALTLLPQLMERAGKEQNKGSITAFFTVLVEGDDLSDPIADQSRSILDGHIVLSRELTDHGIYPPINILNSASRVSKEVSSHEHMLAARKFRKLYALLKENEVLIRIGSYQRGFDEELDEAMDKKSAMDAFLAQEEEEIIPSQESVQMLQEIVQAP